A section of the Symphalangus syndactylus isolate Jambi chromosome 19, NHGRI_mSymSyn1-v2.1_pri, whole genome shotgun sequence genome encodes:
- the YOD1 gene encoding ubiquitin thioesterase OTU1 isoform X3, whose amino-acid sequence MGTLHTIYSEAKSFTVEGLSSRTRVRELQGQIAAITGIAPGGQRILVGYPPECLDLSNGDTILEDLPIQSGDMLIVEEDQTRPRSSPAFTKRGASSYVRETLPVLTRTVVPADNSCLFTSVYYVVEGGVLNPACAPEMRRLIAQIVASDPDFYSEAILGKTNQEYCDWIKRDDTWGGAIEISILSKFYQCEICVVDTQTVRIDRFGEDAGYTKRVLLIYDGIHYDPLQRNFPDPDTPPLTIFSSNDDIVLVQALELADEARRRRQFTDVNRFTLRCMVCQKGLTGQAEAREHAKETGHTNFGEV is encoded by the exons ATGGGAACATTACATACAATTTATTCAGAAGCAAAGTCTTTTACAGTGGAG GGGCTGTCCAGCCGGACCCGGGTGCGGGAACTCCAGGGCCAAATTGCCGCCATCACCGGGATCGCCCCCGGCGGTCAGCGAATCCTCGTCGGATACCCTCCCGAGTGCCTGGATCTCAGCAATGGGGATACCATTCTGGAAGACTTGCCCATCCAATCTG GTGACATGCTGATCGTTGAAGAAGACCAAACCAGGCCCAGAAGTTCACCTGCATTTACTAAACGTGGTGCTTCTAGTTACGTCAGGGAAACTTTGCCTGTGCTTACCAGAACCGTGGTCCCAGCAGACAACTCTTGCCTCTTTACCAGTGTGTACTATGTCGTCGAAGGAGGAGTCTTGAATCCAGCTTGTGCCCCTGAGATGAGACGCCTCATAGCACAAATTGTAGCAAGCGATCCGGACTTCTATAGTGAGGCAATACTGGGAAAAACAAATCAAGAGTACTGTGACTGGATCAAAAGGGATGACACTTGGGGAGGAGCAATAGAGATATCGATTTTGTCCAAGTTTTACCAGTGTGAAATATGTGTAGTGGATACACAGACAGTAAGAATTGATCGTTTTGGGGAAGATGCAGGATATACCAAAAGGGTTCTGCTTATTTATGATGGCATCCACTATGATCCACTTCAGCGTAACTTCCCTGATCCAGATACACCTCCTCTGACCATTTTCTCCTCTAATGATGATATTGTTCTTGTACAAGCACTGGAATTAGCAGATGAAGCTAGAAGAAGGAGACAGTTTACTGATGTCAACCGCTTCACCCTGAGATGCATGGTATGTCAGAAAGGATTAACTGGACAAGCAGAAGCAAGGGAACATGCCAAGGAGACAGGCCATACCAACTTTGGAGAAGTGTGA
- the YOD1 gene encoding ubiquitin thioesterase OTU1 isoform X2 yields MKDVKRWEHYIQFIQKQSLLQWSRTDTMWRLRCKAKDGTHVLQGLSSRTRVRELQGQIAAITGIAPGGQRILVGYPPECLDLSNGDTILEDLPIQSGDMLIVEEDQTRPRSSPAFTKRGASSYVRETLPVLTRTVVPADNSCLFTSVYYVVEGGVLNPACAPEMRRLIAQIVASDPDFYSEAILGKTNQEYCDWIKRDDTWGGAIEISILSKFYQCEICVVDTQTVRIDRFGEDAGYTKRVLLIYDGIHYDPLQRNFPDPDTPPLTIFSSNDDIVLVQALELADEARRRRQFTDVNRFTLRCMVCQKGLTGQAEAREHAKETGHTNFGEV; encoded by the exons atGAAAGATGTGAAAAGATGGGAACATTACATACAATTTATTCAGAAGCAAAGTCTTTTACAGTGGAG CCGGACCGACACGATGTGGCGGCTCCGCTGCAAGGCCAAGGACGGCACCCATGTTTTGCAGGGGCTGTCCAGCCGGACCCGGGTGCGGGAACTCCAGGGCCAAATTGCCGCCATCACCGGGATCGCCCCCGGCGGTCAGCGAATCCTCGTCGGATACCCTCCCGAGTGCCTGGATCTCAGCAATGGGGATACCATTCTGGAAGACTTGCCCATCCAATCTG GTGACATGCTGATCGTTGAAGAAGACCAAACCAGGCCCAGAAGTTCACCTGCATTTACTAAACGTGGTGCTTCTAGTTACGTCAGGGAAACTTTGCCTGTGCTTACCAGAACCGTGGTCCCAGCAGACAACTCTTGCCTCTTTACCAGTGTGTACTATGTCGTCGAAGGAGGAGTCTTGAATCCAGCTTGTGCCCCTGAGATGAGACGCCTCATAGCACAAATTGTAGCAAGCGATCCGGACTTCTATAGTGAGGCAATACTGGGAAAAACAAATCAAGAGTACTGTGACTGGATCAAAAGGGATGACACTTGGGGAGGAGCAATAGAGATATCGATTTTGTCCAAGTTTTACCAGTGTGAAATATGTGTAGTGGATACACAGACAGTAAGAATTGATCGTTTTGGGGAAGATGCAGGATATACCAAAAGGGTTCTGCTTATTTATGATGGCATCCACTATGATCCACTTCAGCGTAACTTCCCTGATCCAGATACACCTCCTCTGACCATTTTCTCCTCTAATGATGATATTGTTCTTGTACAAGCACTGGAATTAGCAGATGAAGCTAGAAGAAGGAGACAGTTTACTGATGTCAACCGCTTCACCCTGAGATGCATGGTATGTCAGAAAGGATTAACTGGACAAGCAGAAGCAAGGGAACATGCCAAGGAGACAGGCCATACCAACTTTGGAGAAGTGTGA
- the YOD1 gene encoding ubiquitin thioesterase OTU1 isoform X1, whose amino-acid sequence MFGPAKGRHFGVHPAPGCPGSVSQQAAGTKAGPAGAWPVGSRTDTMWRLRCKAKDGTHVLQGLSSRTRVRELQGQIAAITGIAPGGQRILVGYPPECLDLSNGDTILEDLPIQSGDMLIVEEDQTRPRSSPAFTKRGASSYVRETLPVLTRTVVPADNSCLFTSVYYVVEGGVLNPACAPEMRRLIAQIVASDPDFYSEAILGKTNQEYCDWIKRDDTWGGAIEISILSKFYQCEICVVDTQTVRIDRFGEDAGYTKRVLLIYDGIHYDPLQRNFPDPDTPPLTIFSSNDDIVLVQALELADEARRRRQFTDVNRFTLRCMVCQKGLTGQAEAREHAKETGHTNFGEV is encoded by the exons ATGTTTGGCCCCGCTAAAGGTCGCCATTTTGGAGTTCACCCGGCGCCTGGGTGCCCCGGCAGCGTCTCTCAACAGGCTGCCGGGACCAAAGCTGGCCCCGCGGGTGCCTGGCCTGTGGGCAGCCGGACCGACACGATGTGGCGGCTCCGCTGCAAGGCCAAGGACGGCACCCATGTTTTGCAGGGGCTGTCCAGCCGGACCCGGGTGCGGGAACTCCAGGGCCAAATTGCCGCCATCACCGGGATCGCCCCCGGCGGTCAGCGAATCCTCGTCGGATACCCTCCCGAGTGCCTGGATCTCAGCAATGGGGATACCATTCTGGAAGACTTGCCCATCCAATCTG GTGACATGCTGATCGTTGAAGAAGACCAAACCAGGCCCAGAAGTTCACCTGCATTTACTAAACGTGGTGCTTCTAGTTACGTCAGGGAAACTTTGCCTGTGCTTACCAGAACCGTGGTCCCAGCAGACAACTCTTGCCTCTTTACCAGTGTGTACTATGTCGTCGAAGGAGGAGTCTTGAATCCAGCTTGTGCCCCTGAGATGAGACGCCTCATAGCACAAATTGTAGCAAGCGATCCGGACTTCTATAGTGAGGCAATACTGGGAAAAACAAATCAAGAGTACTGTGACTGGATCAAAAGGGATGACACTTGGGGAGGAGCAATAGAGATATCGATTTTGTCCAAGTTTTACCAGTGTGAAATATGTGTAGTGGATACACAGACAGTAAGAATTGATCGTTTTGGGGAAGATGCAGGATATACCAAAAGGGTTCTGCTTATTTATGATGGCATCCACTATGATCCACTTCAGCGTAACTTCCCTGATCCAGATACACCTCCTCTGACCATTTTCTCCTCTAATGATGATATTGTTCTTGTACAAGCACTGGAATTAGCAGATGAAGCTAGAAGAAGGAGACAGTTTACTGATGTCAACCGCTTCACCCTGAGATGCATGGTATGTCAGAAAGGATTAACTGGACAAGCAGAAGCAAGGGAACATGCCAAGGAGACAGGCCATACCAACTTTGGAGAAGTGTGA